Genomic window (Chryseobacterium sp. H1D6B):
ATAAATTCAAACCAGGAGTGGCAGGGTTTATTCACGAAATCTTTCATTCCTACTTCATATTTATACCGGGCATCTTCCATAAAATCATCCAGTCTTTTTCCTGCTCCTTTTTCTGTTTTTTCAAACAATTCTTTCATCTGGTGATAATCATGGGGAACAGCCATGATCCCGTCAGAAAAAACCATTTCAAACTGAGGATCCAGCGGAACCAGCTCATAAAAATCAGATGCTTTTTTTCCGAAATCTTCAAAAAAAGACTCAATAATATCAGGCATCCAGTACCAGCTCGGACCCATATCGAAAATATAGCCATTTTCAGTGGTGAACTGTCTTGCTCTTCCTCCCAAGGTGCTGTTCTTTTCAAACACATAAACTTCATGACCTTGTCTGGATGAATAAGCAGCAGCAGATAATCCCGAAAATCCGGATCCGATAATGGCTATTTTCTTTTTCATCAATTAGTTTTTTTCAAATGAATATTCGCTGTAAACTGTTTCTATCAGATCTCTGGTTTCAATATTTCTAGAAAAAATAGGAGAATGGAAATGGTCTAGTTTATTCAGAATATGTATTAATTCCATTTTCTCAGTATAATTAAGATTACCCGCAACGATATGGGTGGCACGGCGTATTTTAACCATTTGTGCTTCCAGGGCGTGCAGTCCTTTTTCTGTTATTTTTATCACCTTAGTTCTTTTATCTGTGGTAGAATCTGTCTGTTCCACCCAGTTTTGTTTGATCAGTCTGTTGATAATTAAAATGCCGACAGGTTTGTCATGGATATTTTTTTTGATGAGCTCCATTTTCGTCATCGCTCCCAAGGCCTTTAAGTTGATCAGATAAATAAAATCTTCCTGAGTGGCAAAATCAGAATCTGCGATCGCCGCCTTAGAATAGGTTTTTGCATACCTGTTGAGATGTACTAATGAGGTAGCAATTACACTTTCAGGTGTTCTTCCGTTTTCTTTTCCTTCCCAATATATCTCTTCTGCTATAGAATGAGAATACTCAGACTCCTGATCAGAAATCCATTTTTTAAACCCTTCAATCGTAGAAGGATATCTTACATTTATATTTTCTGAATTAAATTTTTCCAGAAGATCTACGACATCTTTTATTAACTCGAAATTCATTTTAAATGACTTTAATAGGTATACAAATATACTATTTATTAAATAAAAAAGTTTATTAAAATACTTATTTATTTTTATTGAGCTTAATTTTCTATACGTTTTTAGTATGCTTTAGTAGAAAACCGTATAAAATCCTCCACTTAAAAATGATAATTTTAATCCAGTTAAAATTCCTTAAAAATGAAGTTCTAATTGATAAATCATAATTTGAATACAAGCTTTTTTTAATTATACAAAATGACAAATAAACCTTTACACAACTTCCATATCCCGGTAATGGGGCTGGCATATACCATAGACAGCCCGATCCGTGTAGCGCAGTATGGAATCTCTTCCGTTGTTTCTATAATAGATGATGAGATCATAGAAAAAATGAAAGATTTTTATAACAAGAAATTCAATCTAAACTATCTGGGTATTTCCAATAAAATGGAAGACTACCGTGCAAAAAGAATTACAGATTATCTGGATATGATGGATGATATCGTTAATGAAAAATTTGAATCTTTTAAGCAGGAAATCACCAAAAACAAAGAGGCTCTAAAGAATTTCATGGGTATGCTTCCGAACACATCAGACCTAAAAAGCGGACTTCAGCATCTTTTGAATCAAAAAGACAGCCTAGGAAGCAGTATCAGAAATTTTATCGATGCTAATTTACAGCCCGGAAGTATTGACGTCAATATCATGACCAAAGTTGACAAAGACAATTTCAAAAAAAATGAACAGCTTCCGGTAATTTATAATGATGCTCATGCTTCTCTGCGTGGTTTTGCTAACAGCAGACTGTCTTCCTCTATGGTACTTTCTGCAGGAATGAATCCGCGTTTATACAGTTATATTGAAGAGTTTAATGATTTTTTTCCTGATCAAAATGGTTTTTTAAAAAAGAAAATCATTCTCAAAGTCAGTGATTTCCGCTCAGCGATGATCCAGGGAAATTTCTTAGCAAAAAAGGGGCTTTGGGTCTCGGAATACAGAGTAGAATCCGGTTTAAACTGCGGCGGGCACGCATTTGCAACAGAAGGGCTGCTGCTGGGTCCGATCATGGAAGAATTCAAACAGAAAAAGAATGATCTCATACAATCTGCTCATACATTAATGACTGCAGCTTTAGAACAGAAAGGAAAACCTACCGTTGCCGGACCCTTGGAAATGAAAATTACGGTTCAGGGAGGCGTAGGTACATCTCACGAGCACGAATTCCTTTTAGAAAACTATAATGTAGACAGTGTAGGATGGGGATCGCCTTTTTTACTGGTTCCCGAAGCCACTTCTGTAGATACCGCAACCAGAAAACTGCTGGTACAATCAAAGCAGGAAGATTTTTATCTGAGTACTATTTCTCCTCTTGGAGTACCATTTAATACTGTCCGCGGAACATCCAATGAAATTTTGAAACATCAAAAAAGCGCTAAGGATAAATTCGGAAGTGCATGTTCAAAAAAACTGTTAGCATTAAGTAAGGAATTTTCACCAAAAGGAACTTGTACCGCTTCAAAGAAATATCAAGAAATCAAATTAAAAGAACTGCAGGCTGAAAAAGAACTGCTGACGACAGCGCAGTTCGACCAAAGAAAAAGAGAGATCACCGATAAATCATGCCTGTGCGTAGGCTTAGTAAATGCAGCCTATATGGAACAGAATATTGAAATTAAAGGGGAAAAACAAGGAGTAGTGATCTGCCCTGGACCTAATCTAGCCTTTTTTGATAAAGAAGTTTCACTTTCAGAAATGGTACAGCACATCTATGGAAATACAAATATTATGTCTGATAACCAACGTCCGAATATGTTCATCAACGAGCTGAAAATCTACATTGAACATCTTAAAAAAGAGATCAATTCTTCTTTTGAAAGAACGACCCATTCACAAACAAAAAAATGGAATACTTTCAAAGCCAATCTTCTTAACGGTATTTCTTATTATGAGAACCTGTTTAAAACTTCCCGGTTTTTTGAAAAAGGAGGCGAAACGGTATGCCTTCAGCTGGAGGAATATAAACTGATGCTGTTAAATACTGAAATCCCGCAGATCAGCAAGTAAAAAAAAGCAGCCTGATATTACAAAAATAGCCTCCCGAAGGAGGCTACAAAAACACAAATGATGAAAAAAAATTATTTCAAGCCCAAATATAGGAAAAAATACGACGCTAAGCATTATACTTTTATTAATAATTCATTAATAAACGAAATCTATTATATTTTATTAATTTGAATTTAACATGAATATGATGAAGTTTTATGACCCAATCATTGAATATAAAATCCGGCCGAAGCTATTAATATTTTCTTAAATACCTTATTATCCAATGTAGTTCACAAAATATTTTTTTAACTTTAACTAAAGATAATTCAATTCTTCAAAATTATATGTTTTCACGAGTTTGTCTTTCTGAGTTTGCTCGCTGATTATTCAATTAAAAAAGTAAATTTCTTATTTATGGAAAAAAGAATCATAAAAAATACGGATCTGTTAATTGCACCTATCAACTTTGGAGGGAATGTTTTTGGCTGGACATTAGATGAAAAACAGTCTTTTGATATATTGGACCAGTTTACGGAAGCCGGCTTTAATTTTATTGATACTGCTGATACCTATTCATGGTGGGTAAACGGCAGCGGAGGACAGTCTGAAGAGATCATTGGAAAATGGATGAAGGAGCGCGGTAACAGAAAGGATTTAGTTATTGCAACTAAAGTAGGATCCGAAACTAAAGAACACGGCTACGACATCAGTAAAAAACATATTCTAAAATCTGTCGATGAATCATTAAGCAGGCTTCAGACCGATCATATTGATATTTATTACACTCATTTTGATGACAATAAAACACCTGTAGAAGAGACACTTGAAGCTTATGATGAAATTATCAAAGCAGGAAAAGTGCGCTATATTGCAGCTTCCAATCTATCTCCCGAAAGGCTTACAGCATCATTTGAAGCTTCTGAAAAATATAATCTCCCAAAATATGTTGCACTCCAGCCTCATTATAATTTATTGGAAAGAGAGAAGTTTGAAAATGACTATTCTAAATTAGTCGAGAAATATGACCTGAGTGTTTTCACCTACTGGTCGCTGGCGGCAGGTTTTCTAACAGGAAAATACCGCAGTGAGGATGACTTATCGAAAAGCGCAAGGGGAGAGGGAGTCCGCAAATATCTTAATGAAAAAGGAGAGCGGGTACTGAAAGCTTTGGATCAGATCAGTGAAAAGTACCAGACCAATCAGGCTTCTGTGGCTTTGGCCTGGCTTCTAGCTAATCCTTTAGTTACAGCTCCGATTGTAAGTGCTACAAGCCAGCCGCAGCTCAATACATTATTTAAAGCTGTAGAATTAAAATTAAATACTGAAGATATCAGTCTTTTAAATAAAGCAGGCGAATGACTGCAGTCCAACGTTTAAAACAAAAAGCTCAATAAATATTGAGCTTTTTGTTTATATAAAAATTTAAACTTTTTTAAGCTGTATTTATCTATAACTTCAAAATTAATTCAAGATTAAGAGGTTATATTGCAGCGACAAATTCTTCAAGACATGAAATTTATACATTTTCGGCAGACACACAAAAAACTTTTATTTTATTCTCTGTTTGCAGTTCTTTTGGCTTCATTTATACTGCTGAGCGGTTTTGTACTGCTTAAATCCCCTGAATATTTAGATCTCCATATTTCCAAAGAGATACAGGAGAAACACAGTGAAAATCTAAATACATTAATGATAGGGATCAGCTGGTTTGGCAGGACTCCTATATCTATAGTCATGGTCATTTTAACTTCACTTTTTTTCTTGTCTTTCCGCTTAAAAAAGGAAGCATTATTTATTGCAGCAACTCTTTTATCAGGAATTTTAGGATTGCTCTTTAAAATAGTAATCAACAGGCCGCGTCCTTCAAAAGATCTTGTTATTCTTTTGGAAGAAACAAAATACCAGAGTTTTCCAAGCGGTCATGTATTATTTTATACTGTATTTTTCGGCTCATTAATTATTATCATTCTTCACTTAAAAAACATCAAATTCAGTCTCAAGATATTTCTTGCTGCAGTCTGTTTTTCTATGATATTTTTGGGAGCAGTTTCCCGTGTCTATTTAGGTGCCCACTGGTTTACCGACGTCTTAGGCGGTTTTATTTTAGGAATTATCTGTTTATTAATTATGGGATATTTCTATCTTAAAAACAACAGAGAAGCATCTGAAGATATTCTCTTGAAATAACCTGTCAGCAATTAATAATAAAGCTGATACTATCATCCTTATTGATGAGTCTGCACGATGTTTGCATCTGTTTTAGAAGCCAAATAATTTAATATGAAAACAGACATTTTAACAGAAAAACACAGATTAGGGCTAGGAGGAGTAGCCATAGGAACAGCTTTTGAAAATGTAACTGATGAAGAAGCCGCTATCACTCTGCAGAAAGCCTGGGATCTAGGAATAAGATATTATGATACTTCGCCCTGGTACGGGCTTACAAAAAGTGAAAGAAGATTTGGAAGTTTCCTGCAGCATCAAGACAGAGATGATTTTATATTTTCTACAAAAGCAGGAAGACTGTTCACAGAGGTTCCGGCATCTCAAGTTCCGCCCACCATGTGGAAAAAACCGTTACACTATGATTTCAAACATGATTACACTGCAGATGCCATAAAAAGATCCATCGATGAAAGTTTACAAAGAACAGGACTGGACCGCATTGATATTGTTTATATTCATGACCTTTCAGAAGATCAGGTAGGAGACCGGTATCCGTATTTTCTAGAGCAGGCAAAAAAGGGAGCTTTCAAAGTTCTTTCAGAGCTGCGCAGCCAAGGAGTTATCAAAGCATGGGGAATGGGAGTGAATAAAATTGAACCTATATTAGACTGTATTGAAGCTGCTGATCCTGATATATGCCTTTCTGCCACACAATATTCGATCTTAGAACATGAAGATGCTGTCGACAGACTGCTTCCCGCAGTGAGAAAAGCCGGTGTAAAACTTGTTTCAGGCGCTGGTTATAATTCTGGATTTACAGCCGGCAGAAACCGGTATAATTATAAAGATGTTATTCCTAAAGGGATGAAAGAAAAACGGGATAAGATAGAACAAATTGCAAAAAAACATGGTACCAATATCGTACATGCCGCTCTTCATTTTGTTTTAAATGCAGATGAATTTGCTTCTATTATTCCGGGTACAGCTAAAACCAGCCAGATTGAGGATAATGTAAAGGCTGTTCATGAAAAAATTCCTGTTGATTTCTGGAACGAATTAAAACATGAAGGATTAATCTACGAAAAAGCCCAGATTCCTCAATCCTAACATTCATAGACCACAGACAGATCTCTATGAAATAATAAAGACTGTTAATGAATAATTTAGTGCTCTAAAATTTATTCATTAACGGTCTTCTGTTTTTATATCTCTTTGATTCAATTACACTTAAATTATTTCGTGTATAACTTTAAAGAAATATTACTTTAAGTTTAATCATTATTAAACTGTATCCATCTGTTAATTCAAAATTTCTACAAAATTAGGTATCAACTTTACTTAATAATTAATAGAATATGGATACTTTTTGTACCTATCATACCCGCTGTTTTTTGATTGTATTATTATCTGTTTTTTATTTTCAGACTAATGCACAAACAAAAAACACATTGTTTTATTTCCTCGAAACAGCCAGAAATAACAGCCCGGTTTTAAATGACTATAACAATCAGGTTATTTTTAACCGTATAGACAGTTTAAAGCTTAGAGCCACTTATGGTTTTATTGTTTCTGGGGAAGGAAATGCAGGATACTCTCCAAGTATAAAGGGATGGGGATATGACAGTGCGTTAACTAACGGGCAATCGGTATTTGCGGGAGTAAGAGTCGCTAAAGAATTTATCAGCCGTAACAATCTCAATACCCGTCTGGCAGGTTTTAATGCCAGCATCGCCCAGATATTGGCTCAGAAAAATATAAATATACAAACTCTTGATAAACAGATCACTGATCAATATATTACAGCCTATGCCAGCCAGCAGCAGTATAATGTAGGTAAAGAAATTATCCATCTTCTGGAACAGGAAGATATTGCTTTAAAAAAACTGACACAGGCATCCGTTTTTAAACAGACAGATTATCTCACATTCAAAGTGACTCTTCAGCAGAACGAACTTGCTTTGG
Coding sequences:
- a CDS encoding aldo/keto reductase, which codes for MEKRIIKNTDLLIAPINFGGNVFGWTLDEKQSFDILDQFTEAGFNFIDTADTYSWWVNGSGGQSEEIIGKWMKERGNRKDLVIATKVGSETKEHGYDISKKHILKSVDESLSRLQTDHIDIYYTHFDDNKTPVEETLEAYDEIIKAGKVRYIAASNLSPERLTASFEASEKYNLPKYVALQPHYNLLEREKFENDYSKLVEKYDLSVFTYWSLAAGFLTGKYRSEDDLSKSARGEGVRKYLNEKGERVLKALDQISEKYQTNQASVALAWLLANPLVTAPIVSATSQPQLNTLFKAVELKLNTEDISLLNKAGE
- a CDS encoding phosphatase PAP2 family protein, which gives rise to MKFIHFRQTHKKLLFYSLFAVLLASFILLSGFVLLKSPEYLDLHISKEIQEKHSENLNTLMIGISWFGRTPISIVMVILTSLFFLSFRLKKEALFIAATLLSGILGLLFKIVINRPRPSKDLVILLEETKYQSFPSGHVLFYTVFFGSLIIIILHLKNIKFSLKIFLAAVCFSMIFLGAVSRVYLGAHWFTDVLGGFILGIICLLIMGYFYLKNNREASEDILLK
- a CDS encoding MarR family transcriptional regulator; this translates as MNFELIKDVVDLLEKFNSENINVRYPSTIEGFKKWISDQESEYSHSIAEEIYWEGKENGRTPESVIATSLVHLNRYAKTYSKAAIADSDFATQEDFIYLINLKALGAMTKMELIKKNIHDKPVGILIINRLIKQNWVEQTDSTTDKRTKVIKITEKGLHALEAQMVKIRRATHIVAGNLNYTEKMELIHILNKLDHFHSPIFSRNIETRDLIETVYSEYSFEKN
- a CDS encoding aldo/keto reductase; translation: MKTDILTEKHRLGLGGVAIGTAFENVTDEEAAITLQKAWDLGIRYYDTSPWYGLTKSERRFGSFLQHQDRDDFIFSTKAGRLFTEVPASQVPPTMWKKPLHYDFKHDYTADAIKRSIDESLQRTGLDRIDIVYIHDLSEDQVGDRYPYFLEQAKKGAFKVLSELRSQGVIKAWGMGVNKIEPILDCIEAADPDICLSATQYSILEHEDAVDRLLPAVRKAGVKLVSGAGYNSGFTAGRNRYNYKDVIPKGMKEKRDKIEQIAKKHGTNIVHAALHFVLNADEFASIIPGTAKTSQIEDNVKAVHEKIPVDFWNELKHEGLIYEKAQIPQS